The genomic segment GAGAGCGTGCCGCCTGAACTGCGTCATCAATCCTTCAATAACAAAACCGTCCTCCAGCGCGCGGCCATTATTGGCGCCGGGCCAATGGCCAACTTCATCTTTGCTATCATTGCCTACTGGCTGGTGTTTATCATCGGCGTCCCTGGCGTGCGCCCGGTTATTGGCGAAATAACCAGCAATTCGCCTGCCGCCGCTGCGCAAATTACCCCAGGGATGGAACTTAAAGCCGTTGACGGTATCGAAACGCCTGATTGGGATGCTGTGCGTATGGCACTCGTTGCGAAGATTGGTGATGAAAGCACCACCGTCAGCGTAGCGCCGTTCGGTAGCGAACAGACGAGTGACAGGCGCATCGATCTGCGTAACTGGCAGTTCGAACCCGATAAGCAGGATCCGGTTGCGGCCCTGGGGATTCAGCCCCGTGGTCCGCAGATAGAAACAACCCTGGCGCAGGTGCAGAAGAACTCGGCGGCAAGCAAGGCGGGTTTGCAAGCGGGCGACAGGATCGTTAAAGTCAGTGGTCAGCCGCTGGACCAGTGGCAGGATTTTGTCACGACGGTGCGGGAAAATCCGGGAACGGCAATCGCACTGCAGGTTGAGCGTCAGGGCGGCACGGTTGATTTAACGCTGACGCCGGACGTCAATCCACGTAATAAAGCAGAAGGGTTTGCCGGGGTTGTCCCGCGGTTTATCCCTCTGCCGGAAGAGTACAGAACGGTACGCCAGTATGGGCCGTTTGCCGCCATCGGCGAAGCCAGCGCGAAAACCTGGCAGCTGATGAAGCTCACGGTAAGCATGCTGGGTAAACTGATTGTCGGTGATGTGAAGCTGAACAATCTCAGCGGGCCGATCTCTATCGCCCAAGGGGCTGGGATGTCTGCGGAGTATGGCTTGATTTATTATCTGATGTTCCTCGCTCTGATTAGCGTGAACCTTGGGATAATCAACCTGTTCCCACTGCCGGTGTTAGATGGTGGACATTTGTTGTTCCTGGCGATCGAAAAGGTCAAAGGGAAGCCGGTGTCCGAGCGAGTTCAGGACTTCAGTTATCGTATCGGCTCTATTTTGCTGGTGCTGTTAATGGGGCTTGCACTATTCAATGATTTCTCGCGCCTCTAGGAGCTCAGGAATTAGCCAGCGAAGGCCATAACAGGCCCGCGTGAGGCGAAATCCCCTAAGGCGATGAGAACCAGTTAGGAAGAATGCATAACAACGATGGCGATGAAAAAGTTGCTCATAGCGTCGCTGCTGCTCAGCAGCGCTACCGTATACGGTGCAGACGGATTCGTAGTGAAGGATATTCATTTCGAAGGCCTGCAGCGAGTCGCCGTCGGTGCGGCATTGCTCAGTATGCCCGTCCGTGTAGGAGACACC from the Erwinia sp. SLM-02 genome contains:
- the rseP gene encoding sigma E protease regulator RseP, coding for MLSVLWSLAAFIVALGILITVHEFGHFWVARRCGVKVERFSVGFGKALWRRRDKQGTEYVIALIPLGGYVKMLDERVESVPPELRHQSFNNKTVLQRAAIIGAGPMANFIFAIIAYWLVFIIGVPGVRPVIGEITSNSPAAAAQITPGMELKAVDGIETPDWDAVRMALVAKIGDESTTVSVAPFGSEQTSDRRIDLRNWQFEPDKQDPVAALGIQPRGPQIETTLAQVQKNSAASKAGLQAGDRIVKVSGQPLDQWQDFVTTVRENPGTAIALQVERQGGTVDLTLTPDVNPRNKAEGFAGVVPRFIPLPEEYRTVRQYGPFAAIGEASAKTWQLMKLTVSMLGKLIVGDVKLNNLSGPISIAQGAGMSAEYGLIYYLMFLALISVNLGIINLFPLPVLDGGHLLFLAIEKVKGKPVSERVQDFSYRIGSILLVLLMGLALFNDFSRL